In one Drosophila albomicans strain 15112-1751.03 chromosome X, ASM965048v2, whole genome shotgun sequence genomic region, the following are encoded:
- the LOC117576506 gene encoding AP-3 complex subunit delta isoform X1, translated as MALKKVKGNFERMFDKNLTDLVRGIRNNKDNEAKYISQCIEEIKQELRQDNISVKCNAVAKLTYIQMLGYDISWAGFNIIEVMSSSRFTCKRIGYLAASQCFHPDSELLMLTTNMIRKDLNSQNQYDAGVALSGLSCFISPDLSRDLANDIMTLMSSTKPYLRMKAVLMMYKVFLRYPEALRPAFPKLKEKLEDPDPGVQSAAVNVICELARKNPKNYLPLAPVFFKLMTTSTNNWMLIKIIKLFGALTPLEPRLGKKLIEPLTNLIHSTSAMSLLYECINTVIAVLISISSGMPNHSASIQLCVQKLRILIEDSDQNLKYLGLLAMSKILKTHPKSVQAHKDLILACLDDKDESIRLRALDLLYGMVSKKNLMEIVKRLLGHMERAEGSAYRDELLYKVIEICAQSSYLYVTNFEWYMTVLVELIQLEAGSKHGRLIAEQLLDVAIRVPVVRQFAVNEMTNLLDTFAVSAQSNSMYEVLYAAAWIVGEFSGELTDAEKTLNILLRPRQLPGHIQGVYVQNVIKLFARLATSCLELQDLPGLERLCDHVLEKLQHFNGSNDIEVQERANSACMLIEMLRKQLNVDATGAETNAIPTLAIEIVQEMALLFAGELIPVAPKAQRKVPLPDGLDLDEWINAPPPPDAGSSSSSEHDKDELFVCSSQADGDDGTKAGGGGGKRRGSLELTPEQMERQRMARLIEQSNNPHYLKSTPTTSNNSNADQYDNIDDIPITELPLDIEGVAALRVGITKRSDKYLQEQQQQQAAGCSSKDAKKKHKKSKKSKKSKNKVAYNSSSESETEPKPLHIVNTTLDMPEGVTLSDSEDKDGKYDPNDPHRALDIELDIAVFDAPSAGKSAKNTSSSKSDKENLKAPADAAATTSSSNAGKKEKKSKEHKARKSSKEQQQPSVVPDLIDTGSSPCRTTSAATTTTDNGNNNVVVVSQHKKKKREKSEHKSSSKRSSEATAATVTGNIIDVDIAEDVAEDAQQQQQPAESLESTAVRDKSHKKKHKKDKSQHKEKRTHKTTTTTATSSGDYEQPLGISTPSKEIF; from the exons GCCAAATACATATCGCAATGCATTGAGGAGATTAAACAGGAGCTGCGCCAGGACAATATCAGTGTCAAATGCAATGCAGTCGCCAAGCTGACCTAT ATACAAATGCTCGGCTACGACATCTCGTGGGCAGGCTTCAACATCATCGAGGTGATGAGTTCCTCGCGTTTCACATGCAAACGCATCGGTTACCTGGCGGCCAGTCAATGCTTCCATCCGGACAGCGAG CTGCTGATGTTAACCACGAATATGATACGCAAGGACCTCAACTCACAGAATCAATATGATGCGGGCGTTGCGCTCAGCGGTCTCAGTTGCTTCATTTCGCCGGATTTGTCGCGAGATCTGGCCAACGATATTATGACACTG ATGAGCTCAACGAAACCGTATCTGCGCATGAAAGCAGTGCTGATGATGTATAAAGTATTTCTGCGCTATCCCGAGGCATTGCGTCCCGCATTTCCCAAGCTCAAAGAGAAGCTCGAGGATCCTGATCCAG GCGTACAATCGGCGGCGGTGAATGTGATTTGTGAGCTCGCCCGCAAGAATCCAAAAAACTATCTGCCCTTGGCGCCGGTGTTCTTCAAGCTGATGACCACATCGACCAACAATTGGATGCTCATCAAGATCATCAAGCTG TTTGGCGCTTTAACTCCCTTAGAACCCCGGCTAGGAAAGAAATTAATAGAGCCACTCACAAATCTAATTCATAG CACCTCGGCCATGAGTTTGCTCTACGAGTGCATCAACACGGTGATCGCGGTGCtgatcagcatcagcagcggcATGCCCAACCACAGTGCCTCTATCCAGCTGTGCGTCCAAAAATTGCGCATCCTCATCGAGGACTCCGATCAGAATC TTAAATACCTGGGCCTGCTCGCGATGTCCAAGATACTGAAGACGCATCCGAAGAGTGTGCAGGCGCACAAGGATCTGATACTGGCGTGCCTGGACGACAAGGACGAATCGATACGCCTGCGAGCGCTCGATCTGCTCTACGGGATGGTATCGAAAAAGAATCTAATGGAGATTGTGAAGCGACTGCTCGGCCACATGGAGAGAGCCGAGGGCTCGGCGTATCGCGACGAGCTGCTCTACAAGGTGATCGAGATATGTGCCCAGAGTTCCTATCTGTATGTGACCAATTTCGAATGGTATATGACGGTGCTGGTCGAGCTCATCCAACTGGAGGCGGGCTCCAAGCACGGCCGCTTGATTGCCGAACAACTGCTGGATGTGGCCATCCGTGTGCCTGTGGTGCGGCAATTCGCTGTGAACGAGATGACAAATCTGCTCGACACGTTCGCGGTGTCGGCGCAAAGCAATTCTATGTACGAGGTGCTCTATGCCGCCGCCTGGATTGTGGGCGAGTTCTCCGGCGAATTGACGGACGCGGAGAAGACGCTGAACATTCTGTTGCGACCGCGACAGCTGCCTGGGCACATCCAAGGCGTCTACGTGCAGAATGTGATCAAGCTGTTCGCTCGACTGGCGACCTCGTGCCTTGAGCTGCAGGATTTGCCAGGACTAGAGCGG CTCTGTGACCACGTGCTCGAGAAGCTGCAGCATTTCAATGGCTCCAACGACATCGAGGTGCAAGAACGCGCTAATTCCGCTTGCATGCTGATCGAAATGCTGCGCAAACAGCTCAACGTGGATGCAACGGGCGCTGAGACGAACGCCATTCCAACGCTGGCCATCGAGATTGTCCAGGAGATGGCGCTCCTCTTTGCCGGCGAACTCATTCCGGTTGCACCGAAGGCACAGCGCAAAGTGCCGCTGCCCGATGGCCTCGATTTGGATGAATGGATCAATGCCCCGCCTCCACCCGATGCTGGCAGCAGTTCATCGTCGGAGCACGACAAGGACGAGCTGTTTGTCTGCTCATCGCAAGCGGATGGCGATGATGGCACCAAAGCTGGCGGTGGCGGGGGGAAGAGACGCGGCAGCTTGGAGCTCACCCCGGAGCAGATGGAGCGACAGCGCATGGCGCGTTTGATCGAACAATCGAATAATCCGCACTATCTGAAGTCAACTCCAACCACGAGCAACAACTCGAATGCGGATCAGTATGATAACATTGATGATATACCCATCACTGAGCTGCCCCTGGATATTGAGGGCGTCGCCGCATTGCGTGTGGGCA TTACCAAACGCTCGGATAAGTATttgcaggagcaacagcaacaacaggcgGCCGGATGCAGCAGCAAGGATGCCAAAAAGAAGCataaaaagagcaaaaagagcaaaaaatcaaaaaacaaagttgCGTACAACAGCAGTTCCGAATCGGAGACGG AGCCAAAGCCATTGCACATTGTCAACACAACGCTGGACATGCCCGAGGGTGTGACGCTCTCCGACAGCGAGGATAAGGACGGCAAATACGATCCAAACGATCCGCATCGTGCGCTCGACATTGAACTGGACAT CGCTGTATTCGATGCGCCGTCGGCTGGGAAGTCAGCGAAGAACACTTCGAGCAGCAAGTCGGACAAGGAGAATCTCAAGGCGCCCgcagatgcagcagcaaccacaagcAGTTCAAATGCtggcaaaaaggaaaagaaatcCAAGGAGCACAAGGCGCGCAAATCCTcgaaagaacaacaacagccaagtGTTGTGCCTGACTTGATAGATACGGGCAGCAGTCCATGTcgaacaacatcagcagcaaccacaacaacggacaatggcaacaacaatgttgttgtggtcagtcagcacaaaaagaagaaacgcGAAAAGAGCGAACACAAGTCGTCGAGCAAGCGATCGagtgaagcaacagcagcaacagtcactGGCAACATAATTGATGTGGATATTGCTGAAGATGTTGCTGAAGatgcccagcagcaacagcagccagctgAGTCGTTGGAGTCGACGGCAGTGCGCGACAAGTCGCACAAGAAGAAGCATAAAAAGGATAAATCGCAGCACAAGGAGAAGCGCACGCataagacaacaacaacaacagcaacatcgtcAGGCGATTACGAGCAGCCGCTGGGCATCTCGACGCCCAGTAAAGAGATTTTCTAG
- the LOC117576506 gene encoding AP-3 complex subunit delta isoform X2, with product MALKKVKGNFERMFDKNLTDLVRGIRNNKDNEAKYISQCIEEIKQELRQDNISVKCNAVAKLTYIQMLGYDISWAGFNIIEVMSSSRFTCKRIGYLAASQCFHPDSELLMLTTNMIRKDLNSQNQYDAGVALSGLSCFISPDLSRDLANDIMTLMSSTKPYLRMKAVLMMYKVFLRYPEALRPAFPKLKEKLEDPDPGVQSAAVNVICELARKNPKNYLPLAPVFFKLMTTSTNNWMLIKIIKLFASLTTIEPALGRKLTQPLIEIISSTSAMSLLYECINTVIAVLISISSGMPNHSASIQLCVQKLRILIEDSDQNLKYLGLLAMSKILKTHPKSVQAHKDLILACLDDKDESIRLRALDLLYGMVSKKNLMEIVKRLLGHMERAEGSAYRDELLYKVIEICAQSSYLYVTNFEWYMTVLVELIQLEAGSKHGRLIAEQLLDVAIRVPVVRQFAVNEMTNLLDTFAVSAQSNSMYEVLYAAAWIVGEFSGELTDAEKTLNILLRPRQLPGHIQGVYVQNVIKLFARLATSCLELQDLPGLERLCDHVLEKLQHFNGSNDIEVQERANSACMLIEMLRKQLNVDATGAETNAIPTLAIEIVQEMALLFAGELIPVAPKAQRKVPLPDGLDLDEWINAPPPPDAGSSSSSEHDKDELFVCSSQADGDDGTKAGGGGGKRRGSLELTPEQMERQRMARLIEQSNNPHYLKSTPTTSNNSNADQYDNIDDIPITELPLDIEGVAALRVGITKRSDKYLQEQQQQQAAGCSSKDAKKKHKKSKKSKKSKNKVAYNSSSESETEPKPLHIVNTTLDMPEGVTLSDSEDKDGKYDPNDPHRALDIELDIAVFDAPSAGKSAKNTSSSKSDKENLKAPADAAATTSSSNAGKKEKKSKEHKARKSSKEQQQPSVVPDLIDTGSSPCRTTSAATTTTDNGNNNVVVVSQHKKKKREKSEHKSSSKRSSEATAATVTGNIIDVDIAEDVAEDAQQQQQPAESLESTAVRDKSHKKKHKKDKSQHKEKRTHKTTTTTATSSGDYEQPLGISTPSKEIF from the exons GCCAAATACATATCGCAATGCATTGAGGAGATTAAACAGGAGCTGCGCCAGGACAATATCAGTGTCAAATGCAATGCAGTCGCCAAGCTGACCTAT ATACAAATGCTCGGCTACGACATCTCGTGGGCAGGCTTCAACATCATCGAGGTGATGAGTTCCTCGCGTTTCACATGCAAACGCATCGGTTACCTGGCGGCCAGTCAATGCTTCCATCCGGACAGCGAG CTGCTGATGTTAACCACGAATATGATACGCAAGGACCTCAACTCACAGAATCAATATGATGCGGGCGTTGCGCTCAGCGGTCTCAGTTGCTTCATTTCGCCGGATTTGTCGCGAGATCTGGCCAACGATATTATGACACTG ATGAGCTCAACGAAACCGTATCTGCGCATGAAAGCAGTGCTGATGATGTATAAAGTATTTCTGCGCTATCCCGAGGCATTGCGTCCCGCATTTCCCAAGCTCAAAGAGAAGCTCGAGGATCCTGATCCAG GCGTACAATCGGCGGCGGTGAATGTGATTTGTGAGCTCGCCCGCAAGAATCCAAAAAACTATCTGCCCTTGGCGCCGGTGTTCTTCAAGCTGATGACCACATCGACCAACAATTGGATGCTCATCAAGATCATCAAGCTG TTCGCGAGCCTCACAACTATCGAACCGGCGCTGGGACGCAAATTGACTCAGCCcctaattgaaattatttccaG CACCTCGGCCATGAGTTTGCTCTACGAGTGCATCAACACGGTGATCGCGGTGCtgatcagcatcagcagcggcATGCCCAACCACAGTGCCTCTATCCAGCTGTGCGTCCAAAAATTGCGCATCCTCATCGAGGACTCCGATCAGAATC TTAAATACCTGGGCCTGCTCGCGATGTCCAAGATACTGAAGACGCATCCGAAGAGTGTGCAGGCGCACAAGGATCTGATACTGGCGTGCCTGGACGACAAGGACGAATCGATACGCCTGCGAGCGCTCGATCTGCTCTACGGGATGGTATCGAAAAAGAATCTAATGGAGATTGTGAAGCGACTGCTCGGCCACATGGAGAGAGCCGAGGGCTCGGCGTATCGCGACGAGCTGCTCTACAAGGTGATCGAGATATGTGCCCAGAGTTCCTATCTGTATGTGACCAATTTCGAATGGTATATGACGGTGCTGGTCGAGCTCATCCAACTGGAGGCGGGCTCCAAGCACGGCCGCTTGATTGCCGAACAACTGCTGGATGTGGCCATCCGTGTGCCTGTGGTGCGGCAATTCGCTGTGAACGAGATGACAAATCTGCTCGACACGTTCGCGGTGTCGGCGCAAAGCAATTCTATGTACGAGGTGCTCTATGCCGCCGCCTGGATTGTGGGCGAGTTCTCCGGCGAATTGACGGACGCGGAGAAGACGCTGAACATTCTGTTGCGACCGCGACAGCTGCCTGGGCACATCCAAGGCGTCTACGTGCAGAATGTGATCAAGCTGTTCGCTCGACTGGCGACCTCGTGCCTTGAGCTGCAGGATTTGCCAGGACTAGAGCGG CTCTGTGACCACGTGCTCGAGAAGCTGCAGCATTTCAATGGCTCCAACGACATCGAGGTGCAAGAACGCGCTAATTCCGCTTGCATGCTGATCGAAATGCTGCGCAAACAGCTCAACGTGGATGCAACGGGCGCTGAGACGAACGCCATTCCAACGCTGGCCATCGAGATTGTCCAGGAGATGGCGCTCCTCTTTGCCGGCGAACTCATTCCGGTTGCACCGAAGGCACAGCGCAAAGTGCCGCTGCCCGATGGCCTCGATTTGGATGAATGGATCAATGCCCCGCCTCCACCCGATGCTGGCAGCAGTTCATCGTCGGAGCACGACAAGGACGAGCTGTTTGTCTGCTCATCGCAAGCGGATGGCGATGATGGCACCAAAGCTGGCGGTGGCGGGGGGAAGAGACGCGGCAGCTTGGAGCTCACCCCGGAGCAGATGGAGCGACAGCGCATGGCGCGTTTGATCGAACAATCGAATAATCCGCACTATCTGAAGTCAACTCCAACCACGAGCAACAACTCGAATGCGGATCAGTATGATAACATTGATGATATACCCATCACTGAGCTGCCCCTGGATATTGAGGGCGTCGCCGCATTGCGTGTGGGCA TTACCAAACGCTCGGATAAGTATttgcaggagcaacagcaacaacaggcgGCCGGATGCAGCAGCAAGGATGCCAAAAAGAAGCataaaaagagcaaaaagagcaaaaaatcaaaaaacaaagttgCGTACAACAGCAGTTCCGAATCGGAGACGG AGCCAAAGCCATTGCACATTGTCAACACAACGCTGGACATGCCCGAGGGTGTGACGCTCTCCGACAGCGAGGATAAGGACGGCAAATACGATCCAAACGATCCGCATCGTGCGCTCGACATTGAACTGGACAT CGCTGTATTCGATGCGCCGTCGGCTGGGAAGTCAGCGAAGAACACTTCGAGCAGCAAGTCGGACAAGGAGAATCTCAAGGCGCCCgcagatgcagcagcaaccacaagcAGTTCAAATGCtggcaaaaaggaaaagaaatcCAAGGAGCACAAGGCGCGCAAATCCTcgaaagaacaacaacagccaagtGTTGTGCCTGACTTGATAGATACGGGCAGCAGTCCATGTcgaacaacatcagcagcaaccacaacaacggacaatggcaacaacaatgttgttgtggtcagtcagcacaaaaagaagaaacgcGAAAAGAGCGAACACAAGTCGTCGAGCAAGCGATCGagtgaagcaacagcagcaacagtcactGGCAACATAATTGATGTGGATATTGCTGAAGATGTTGCTGAAGatgcccagcagcaacagcagccagctgAGTCGTTGGAGTCGACGGCAGTGCGCGACAAGTCGCACAAGAAGAAGCATAAAAAGGATAAATCGCAGCACAAGGAGAAGCGCACGCataagacaacaacaacaacagcaacatcgtcAGGCGATTACGAGCAGCCGCTGGGCATCTCGACGCCCAGTAAAGAGATTTTCTAG
- the LOC117576517 gene encoding homeobox protein 13, giving the protein MQNDMVSIPSANMNGGLKAANNSSGNVVGVGVAGTVLTNAQRVYLTPASSYHLAAAARQTAAGVGVAAAAGSKVGNTAATGIAGNAVAANPNAVAAAASTSGAAGTVRYFSQFSKLQPVQPVLNASVVQRKLINPEAMVLVNGNKPLIFATTPAAAANNNNNNSNNNNINNGKLLTAAAATTTTTSAAATTTVPNGSRLVLNKQQQLLLLQQQQQQQQQQLQLQHQQRQQQLRLQLQEEQQQASVMEQQQVEDLIEEEEEEDVEEVVEDQEPEQQQPLSLVVGGAAGGKSVADSDAEPELDIVINNVVCSFSVRCHLKLREIALKGSNVEYRRENGMVTMKLRRPYTTASIWSSGRITCTGATSESQAKIAARRYARCLGKLGFPTHFQNFRIVNVLGTCSMPWAIKIVNFSERHRDNASYEPELHPGVTYKMREPKATLKIFSTGSITVTAASVNDVESAIQHIYPLVHEFRKQRSPEELQHLRQKQRAQSGEQGNNELDDADDTANNDTAKEDLFANTTAAHNNHNNQNNNAPNATRPMPMNASMRRLDQYKQQYQPNNSEQTATKIGAASSTTSNNNTTTSSSSSSGDNICANARRRATECWATKLQNKRPRYNDPGAAATTSKTLTSSNSTITIANNNNSNSSNHSSTTTTATTATTAHVIGGNGSFIAVNKLRPKQQQQLPVGVVLKQQPNNLRARIATTTAAAATTLATTTVAKRDSYSPTDFQVDDLIEEDDDEDLSMHF; this is encoded by the exons ATGCAAAACGATATGGTCAGCATCCCATCGGCCAATATGAATGGCGGTCTCAAggcagccaacaacagcagcggcaacgttGTCGGCGTCGGCGTCGCCGGCACAGTGTTGACTAACGCACAACGTGTTTATCTGACACCCGCATCCAGCTATCATCTCGCAGCGGCCGCACGGCAAACAGCAGCTGGCGTCGGCGTCGCTGCTGCGGCTGGCAGTAAAGTAGGAAATACGGCCGCAACGGGAATTGCAGGCAATGCGGTGGCTGCAAATCCAAATGCGgtggcggcagcagcatcgaCAAGCGGCGCTGCTGGAACCGTGCGTTATTTTTCGCAATTTAGCAAACTGCAGCCGGTGCAGCCAGTGTTGAATGCCAGTGTTGTGCAACGCAAGCTGATCAATCCCGAGGCGATGGTGTTGGTAAATGGCAACAAACCGTTGATATTTGCTActacaccagcagcagcagccaataacaacaacaataatagcaataataacaacatcaacaatggCAAGTTGctcactgcagcagcagcaacaacaacaacgacatcagcggcggcaacaacaacagttccTAATGGCAGCAGACTGGTGCTCaataagcagcaacaactattgctgctgcagcagcaacaacaacaacagcagcagcaattgcaactgcaacaccaacaacgacagcaacaactgcgactgcaactgcaggaagagcaacagcaagcgTCTGTGATGGAACAACAGCAAGTGGAGGATCTGatcgaggaggaggaggaggaggacgtGGAAGAAGTGGTGGAGGATCAGGAAccggagcagcaacagccattGTCATTGGTAGTCGGCGGAGCGGCTGGCGGCAAATCGGTGGCGGATTCGGATGCTGAACCTGAGCTGGACATTGTGATCAATAACGTTGTCTGCTCGTTCAGTGTGCGCTGTCACCTCAAGTTGCGCGAGATCGCATTGAAAGGCTCCAATGTGGAGTACAGACGCGAGAATGGCATGGTCACCATGAAGCTGCGTCGTCCCTACACTACAGCTTCAATTTGGTCCTCGGGCAGGATTACGTGCACAGGCGCCACATCTGAGTCGCAG GCCAAGATTGCGGCTCGTCGCTATGCTCGCTGCCTGGGCAAACTGGGTTTTCCGACGCACTTCCAGAACTTTCGGATCGTGAATGTGCTGGGCACCTGCAGCATGCCCTGGGCAATTAAAATAGTCAATTTCTCGGAGCGTCATCGTGACAATGCCAGCTATGAGCCCGAGCTGCATCCCGGCGTCACCTACAAAATGCGCGAGCCCAAGGCTACGCTCAAAATCTTCTCCACGGGCAGCATAACGGTAACAG CCGCCAGCGTGAATGACGTGGAATCCGCCATACAGCACATTTATCCGCTGGTGCACGAGTTCCGCAAGCAGCGTTCGCCGGAGGAACTGCAACATCTGCGGCAGAAGCAGCGTGCCCAGAGCGGTGAGCAGGGCAACAACGAGCTGGATGACGCCGATGATACAGCCAACAACGATACAGCCAAAGAGGATTTGTTTGCGAACACAACCGCCGCCCACAACAATCATAATAACCAGAACAACAATGCACCAAATGCCACCCGCCCGATGCCAATGAATGCCTCGATGCGTCGCTTGGATCAGTACAAGCAGCAGTATCAACCCAACAACAGCGAACAGACTGCGACTAAAATAGGCGCCGCCAGTAgcacaaccagcaacaacaacaccaccaccagcagcagcagcagcagtggcgaCAACATTTGTGCAAATGCGCGTCGTCGCGCCACCGAATGTTGGGCCaccaaattgcaaaataaacgTCCGCGCTACAATGATCCTGGTGCGGCGGCGACAACCTCAAAAACActcaccagcagcaacagcaccataaccattgccaacaacaacaacagcaatagcagcaaccACTCCagcacaacaaccacagcgacaacagcaacaacagcgcatGTTATTGGTGGCAATGGTAGTTTCATTGCCGTCAATAAGTTGCGcccaaagcaacagcaacagttgcctgTTGGCGTTGTGCTaaagcagcagccaaataATTTGCGTGCTCgcatcgcaacaacaacagcagcagcagcaacaacattggcgacaacaacagttgcGAAACGTGACTCGTATTCACCTACGGATTTCCAGGTGGATGATTTGATTGAggaggatgacgatgaggatCTGAGTATGCATTTTTGa